Within the Miscanthus floridulus cultivar M001 chromosome 17, ASM1932011v1, whole genome shotgun sequence genome, the region GGAGGATTAGATGTCGGAGGTGTTCAACCTGGAGTTGATGAAGGACAAGGGCATCAAGGAGGGGGCTCGACGGATTTTTAGAGAGACCACTGCTAGAGGTTGAGGATGAACCTAACATGTTGGGTCACGTGACAGAGAGGACGTGAGGATAAGGATACAGGGCTAAGACGGTCATTTCCCAGGCTTTCTCCATGCTAGCACGGTGAGTTAACGTGCCCCGTCGTCAAAAGTGGGTAACATAATTTAACTTTTACTGTTTATGTAGCGAACGGTAATTACCAAACTAATAAAGTTGGTAATTGACAAGTGCTCTCGTCAAGGATGGCAAATATTGGCTCCGTTCGCTTGGAAAAATTTAAAGaaatttagaaaaatttggatgaatctagaaaaatttgtgagagaaaaatacagaCTAAAAAATAAACGGATTTTAAGGACACGCGAACCGACCTTTTAATTTCCCCGACCAAACAGGGTGCTCTTTCCTATCACTTCCGCCGTCGCCGTAAGACTGTCGATGGCCGCAGCCACTGCCACGGTCACCTTCTCGCCGTCTCCCCCATCCTTCCTCAACTCCCACCTCCGTCGTGGCCACCGGCCTGCCTCCACCACGACGATAACTTTTTTCGCACGCCGTTTCCGCGGTGTAAAACCTAGCCCCAACCGCTCCCGAGGCAAGTCCGCCCCGGTCGCCCACCCCGACGATGGATTCGGCGCACTCGAAGCGGAGCTCTggcgcctccgccgcctcgtGGAGCTGCAGATCCACCGCTTCGGCACCGAGGCCGACGCCGCCTACCGCGACCTACGCTCGGCGGTGCGCGAGGTCAGCGGGGACCGCGTGGTCCTAACCTTCCGCCGCTCGTCGCTGCGCTACTTCGCCGGAGCGCTCCTCTTCTTGCTCGCCTGCGCCGTCGCAGCGCGAGTGCTTCTGGGGATGGTCTTACGGGCTTGGTGGCGGCGAGGGTTGGGGAGGGGATTGTGGGGTGGAGGTGAAGGCGGCAGGGCGGTTGTGCGAAGGAGGGACCGCAGCCTGGGAGGGAAAGAGGTGGTGGTTGCTGTGTCGTCGTCGCCTATGGAGGCAGCTAGGATCAGTCGTGTCCCAGAACCAGCAAAGGAGGTCTGGAGGAGGTACTCACAAGCGAAGTTGCCAGGCTGGTGGCCGAAGGTTGGAGCAACGGTGATGAAATCTGGGCCAGAGATGGAGAAGTGGGCAAGAATGGCAAACAGATTGGTCCGAGGTGAATGCCTGTAAATTTCAATTCTAGGCTGCTGGCATAATTCTGAATGTGTTGCCCTAATGCTTGTCATGATTATTTGAAATTTGCATGATAACTTAGCTCTTgtcatgattattaccttgaaaTTGTAATAGTTCTTACAGTTTTGCTAGAAATCTAACAATGACTAAAATTTGGCACGTGAATAAGATATTGCGTGTGAATCTTATTATCTTTAgcaatgtactccctccatcccaaattgtaagtcattccaagaatcttggagagtcaaactttttcaagtttgactaaaattatagagagaaacacaaagattgatgacatcaaatagatataatatgaaaatataactaatgaagaatctaatgatacttacttggtatgataaatattattattttgttatataaatttggtcaaacttgaaaaactttgactctccaagattcttggaatgacttataatttgggatggagggagtactacatAGTCCAAATGTGAAACAAATAGGAGGAACCTTGTTGTTACTGTATTTGAAATCAAGTTACCCACTTCATACTTGCATTGTGGGATGCTACTATTGTTTTCCATATATATTAATGTACACAATCGGTCAACCAGAATTATAGGTACATATAACATATTTACCCTTTTTCTTTGGGAAGTAAAGTGGATTGTCCTTCGTCCTATAATTACTTGTTGCTATTACTGAAATTTGTAAATCCTTTTTTTTGTGCCAGCAATAATTGATAATAGAGTCATGGGGAGGGATTACAGATATGATGACGCAATTCAAGTTAGTGCTTTTTACTTTTTAACATTGATGCTATAATCTTTCATATATGCGAATGACTTCTGAGTTGTATCATTATGTTCGAGAAGCATTGATTTCTCTTCTTTAATGCAATGACATGCGCTTCTCATGTGCATTTGAGAAAAAAGAAGCATAGATTCCCCCTTTAAACTGTCCCTTTGTTAGAAGTAACAGAGCGATTGTCACATGCTAGAGATGAAGGGAAATTGGAGGAAGGTTTATGGTGAtgttgacagaatatcgtcggcagtcctccgagggatatcccacgaaggtagattgatcggcagagatgcgtgtaatcgagaacaagaagacaacagagacacacgagttagacatgttcagaccgttagtatgatgtaataccctactcttgtggtctgttggattgtattagctatcgtatgatattgcgtgagtttagagggggtccctgcccgccttatatagtccgggggtagggttacaagtcggttagatctaggagataaccggaaagtaataacagattacaggaatcatgagatcatacgtatcctaacagatctcgtagtatcttcaggatatcttcttggTATCTTGCGGGacgcgtcgagcagcgccgtgccttgtaaggctttgtcttgtgggctgggccgcccctgggggcgcagcccatgtggtctgctgtgggtatccggggttgtaccccccacagctagtccccgagcgccttgtatccattgtgcaacgccgtcttgagcttgtccgagctggtgcgaacaaagccgagcagtcaaactcatggtccggcCACCGTGATAAGTTGCTGAGCAgctgtgaaccgtcgccgagcagtgagAACTGTCGCTGAGTgtcgtgaaccgtcgccgagcagcgtgaaccatcgccgagcagcgcatcccaagttaggcttgccataaggatgtaaggagcttaagttcgaaatcgaaaatttcctcgcagtggaccaagtgtgcccacttagagtccgaccacgagaaagggagatagtcttcttcagttTCGGGTggcacggagtcttccagattaaagcaaacatactcatcgcgaggtgaagtgtgtccacttagtccccgagcctgacagtaggtgacgtagtcacgtggtgccagggtccaaagtaaagAAAATTACAAGATCAGCCagacaggcagccagtccccgggtgtTACCCCGAAATGagaaaaacacattcaccgcaaggtgaagtggacccacttagtccccgagcctgacagtaggtgtcgtggtcacgtggtgccaaggtcagaaacagtcaacagaagaaagtccccagtgcggtgaggaaccaagtcgtattgatgacgcagtccccgagccacaagtggaaatcttggagaaaacaaatcgcggagaaaaaaccagagtaatgactgtacagtagtaattagtGAGCCGTAACAGATGGCGGAGAGGTCGGCGAATATTTGGTGAGCAGTAACAACTTGCGGCGATAAATGGGCGATACGGGCTGCAGTTGcgcgaaagcccaggtaacggcccaccacgcTGTTTCGGAGAATGCGGAGACGCAAATTGTGGAGCGGTTTCTCAACAGCCCTTGAATGCGAAAGGTGGGGGGAGTGTTTTATAACTGCGACGCCGCACcgcgcgctcccacctttgccactttgttgtttcatcttcctcctcagccctcgcgtTTCTAGATTTATATTCACACGCGTTTCCGCCGCCAATCCCAAACCAGAtttgagagatggcgccgaagaagggagtcggtaacccaaagaaggcgagcgCCGGAGTCAGccatgacgaagagtgggtgccgtcgcgcACGGGGGAGGCGAAGCTCAacaggatggtggaggcgggcgatCTTCCTGACTGCGTCACCGCCGGATGACGGCCGGCCAGCGGTGAGCCCGACCCATTGCCTCGTACTGACAAAGCTATAGTATTTGAGGATTACTTCTGGCGCGAGTTatgatttcctgttcatccttgtgggatctattggagttctggagagtcagtctgtgcaacctccacccaaacactaTCTTGCACATTTTGATTTTCATTCACTTCTGTGAGGCGTATCTCGggattcttccccacttcaacctcttccgtcacctcttctggctgaagaagataggcggcggtggttccaaggtggtcggcggcgtgtatCTTTAACTGCACGACGGAATGGCGGACGAGTATCTCACTCTGCCGCTGAACACGTCGCTGAAAGGGTGGAACggcaggtggttctacatgaagcagagccatcctgccatccgctgcgacgccgaccacatcccggagagccagaaaagctggtcggagaggccaagCAGTGCAGATATGgatcaggtgagggagctcctcagcCTGATAAAGGGCATAAAGACGAACGACGGACtagtggcggcgagcttcatagtgcgccgtgtcctgccctgcaaggagagggcccacacgTTCTTTGACTTCAAAGGGGACACCGACGGCACCCGGGAGAGGACAGAGATGCTGTCGAGGGCCGATGTGCTAGAGCGGGccgcagagctattcgctccgttTTGCCTCGTTCAGCGTGTTAGGGCAGACGAGACCCTTTAACTGCACGaacctgcctcctcaggtaaacatcTCAACTCTGTGTTCTTGATCCTTTTTTATCCTGTaccattgccgagcagtgaactgattcacttatggaaagatccattcgtaggaacgAGCGGTGTACTTCGGGCGTGCCGAGGGGCGATTGGCCGCAGGAAGTAGACGCCCGGCCACCAACTCAGCCTGAGGAAGGAGCCGTCAGCGCCTTGTTGGAGTTCGGCCGCGCGGAcgctggtcggacggagagtcctcccccggtgtcggagaaagtccgggggaagagggcagcggcagatgagccggcccggaagaagaggaagacggcggATGCCGCTCCTCGCAAGCCGGGCGACATCTCACTTGGCGGTGACCGGACCACTCGGACGCAGAGTGCGGCAATGtctgagtggtcggatgacgacggGGCTCCAGTAACTCTTCCTCCGAGCACTGAAGCGCCTCCGAGCAACACGCGCGCGGAGGAGCgatcgaagggaggggagggagtccccgagcaacaggcgACGGGAGTCCCGGAGCGGCAGGCGGAGGAGAGGCCGACGGTGGAGACCGCGAGAGCTCCACCCTGGGGCGTGGGAGTCGACCCCAGGGccgcgcctgggggctcgggtagGCAGCGCCGTTTCAGAAAAGTGTACCGGCAGGCCGacacgtaagtatccttgccttggagttattttGCTGTCGGATCCTTATCGCGGTGGCGATTAACGAGCTAATCTGATGCAGTACGAGGCGTACGGAGGAGTTGAATCCGTCCGTCCAGACCGGCGAGCAGCCGGGGGCTGGTCCCGGCTCTGAGGCGATGGCGGCAGATCCTGTCCCGGAGTCCCTGGGCGCTCGGCGGCCTGCGGAGGAGTCAACCGCCACTGCTGGTGGACTTGGCAGTGGCGAAacatatatgtgtgtatatacTAATGCCTAGAAAACGCCTTGCAAACGAGTAGGCTCGCCTAGGCTCTAGGCGGTGGGTCACCGCCTAGAGACCGCCTAGCGCCTTCTTGAACATTGCTGGCGGCCTTGGATAGAGAATGAGAAGACGAGTGGGAGAGGAACAAAGCTAGGAATGGTGTGCTTGGGTATTTCC harbors:
- the LOC136518913 gene encoding uncharacterized protein isoform X1, producing MAAATATVTFSPSPPSFLNSHLRRGHRPASTTTITFFARRFRGVKPSPNRSRGKSAPVAHPDDGFGALEAELWRLRRLVELQIHRFGTEADAAYRDLRSAVREVSGDRVVLTFRRSSLRYFAGALLFLLACAVAARVLLGMVLRAWWRRGLGRGLWGGGEGGRAVVRRRDRSLGGKEVVVAVSSSPMEAARISRVPEPAKEVWRRYSQAKLPGWWPKVGATVMKSGPEMEKWARMANRLVRAIIDNRVMGRDYRYDDAIQLRQLCKISGVKVCFDTENARDSFYRAAVNFVLDDCSRAAKDIGAAKLNGEDPREFLAGLASNIGLDKFRAATLVCASIATRTRTCFLQCWALEIQGKRPEALDELVKICRIHYIFPPEDNSAEMEMVAAGLEKNLHVAERVHLLYLYRSACTAGNVKTAAEALGLSLPDE
- the LOC136518913 gene encoding uncharacterized protein isoform X2 — translated: MAAATATVTFSPSPPSFLNSHLRRGHRPASTTTITFFARRFRGVKPSPNRSRGKSAPVAHPDDGFGALEAELWRLRRLVELQIHRFGTEADAAYRDLRSAVREVSGDRVVLTFRRSSLRYFAGALLFLLACAVAARVLLGMVLRAWWRRGLGRGLWGGGEGGRAVVRRRDRSLGGKEVVVAVSSSPMEAARISRVPEPAKEVWRRYSQAKLPGWWPKVGATVMKSGPEMEKWARMANRLVRAIIDNRVMGRDYRYDDAIQLRQLCKISGVKVCFDTENARDSFYRAAVNFVLDDCSRAAKDIGAAKLNGEDPREFLAGLASNIGLDKFRAATLALEIQGKRPEALDELVKICRIHYIFPPEDNSAEMEMVAAGLEKNLHVAERVHLLYLYRSACTAGNVKTAAEALGLSLPDE